In Lachnospiraceae bacterium, one DNA window encodes the following:
- the cmk gene encoding (d)CMP kinase, producing the protein MNHFNIAVDGPAGAGKSTIAKLVAKELGFVYVDTGAMYRAMALYFLRKGVDPKEAEEIGRSCPEVDVTIRYQEGVQQVLLNGEDVSGLIRTEEVGNMASAVSGYMPVREKLVELQKQLAAKENVIMDGRDIGTCVLPDAPAKIYLTASVEVRAVRRYKELLEKGMEADLKEIEKDIEDRDYRDMHREHSPLKQAEDAVLLDTSSMTLDQVVEEILKIVREKGYKAAGGCA; encoded by the coding sequence ATGAACCATTTTAATATTGCAGTAGACGGACCAGCAGGAGCTGGAAAAAGTACCATTGCAAAGCTGGTGGCAAAGGAACTTGGCTTTGTATATGTTGACACAGGGGCAATGTATCGTGCTATGGCCCTTTATTTCTTAAGAAAGGGGGTAGATCCAAAGGAAGCAGAAGAAATCGGAAGATCATGCCCGGAAGTAGACGTGACGATCCGCTATCAGGAGGGCGTACAGCAGGTACTTTTAAACGGAGAAGATGTTTCAGGTTTGATCCGTACAGAAGAAGTAGGCAATATGGCATCTGCAGTATCTGGCTATATGCCTGTAAGAGAAAAGCTGGTAGAACTTCAGAAACAGTTGGCAGCTAAGGAAAATGTGATCATGGACGGAAGGGATATTGGAACCTGTGTACTTCCTGATGCACCTGCGAAGATTTATCTTACAGCTTCTGTAGAGGTAAGAGCGGTCCGCCGTTATAAGGAATTGCTGGAAAAGGGCATGGAAGCAGATTTAAAAGAGATCGAAAAGGACATTGAAGACAGAGATTACAGGGATATGCACAGGGAACATTCTCCGTTAAAACAGGCAGAGGATGCAGTCCTTCTTGATACTTCTTCTATGACACTGGACCAGGTGGTAGAGGAAATCTTAAAGATCGTCCGTGAAAAGGGATATAAGGCAGCTGGAGGATGTGCATAA
- a CDS encoding NAD(P)/FAD-dependent oxidoreductase: protein MNNQRNIIVIGGGAAGMIAAIAAAKEGCAVSLYEKNEKLGKKIFITGKGRCNVTNAGDMDELFGAVITNKKFMFSSFYGFTNEDMMQFLEDAGLHLKIERGKRVFPVSNHSSDVIAALERTLKKENVKVHFRKEVKGLNLVTEDDKTICKGIFLEENGKKTAIAADCVIVATGGMSYPSTGSTGDGYQWAQDAGLKVTALLPALVPFEAAELETVKSLQGLSLKNVEAAISNGKKELYRDFGEMLFTHFGVSGPLMLSASSFCAKAIGKTPLKLSIDLKPALTEEQLDERILRDFAEAKNKQFKNSLNHLYPAKLVPVIIERSGIDPDKQVNEITKEERRHLVQSTKALTFTLTGLRPFKEAIITQGGVDVKGINPSTMEAKKTENLYFAGEVLDVDAVTGGFNLQIAWSTGWLAGKAASEKTQEN, encoded by the coding sequence ATGAACAACCAAAGAAATATAATCGTCATTGGAGGTGGTGCCGCTGGTATGATCGCGGCGATCGCGGCAGCGAAGGAAGGCTGCGCGGTCAGTCTCTATGAGAAAAATGAAAAACTGGGCAAAAAGATCTTTATTACAGGAAAGGGCCGTTGCAATGTAACTAATGCTGGTGACATGGATGAGCTGTTTGGGGCAGTGATCACTAATAAAAAATTTATGTTCAGCAGCTTTTATGGTTTTACCAATGAAGATATGATGCAGTTTTTGGAAGATGCAGGACTGCACCTGAAGATTGAGAGAGGAAAAAGAGTATTCCCTGTATCTAATCATTCCTCCGACGTGATCGCAGCGTTAGAACGCACATTAAAGAAAGAAAATGTAAAAGTACATTTTCGTAAAGAGGTAAAGGGCTTAAACCTTGTAACCGAAGATGATAAGACTATCTGCAAGGGTATTTTTCTGGAAGAAAATGGAAAAAAGACAGCCATTGCTGCTGACTGCGTTATTGTAGCCACCGGTGGTATGTCTTATCCTTCTACAGGCTCTACAGGAGACGGATATCAGTGGGCACAGGATGCAGGACTTAAGGTAACAGCCCTTTTGCCGGCTTTAGTACCCTTTGAAGCAGCAGAATTGGAAACTGTTAAATCCCTTCAGGGCCTTTCTCTCAAAAATGTGGAAGCAGCCATATCTAACGGCAAAAAAGAACTGTATCGTGATTTTGGGGAAATGCTGTTTACCCATTTTGGTGTCAGCGGCCCTCTTATGTTAAGCGCCAGCTCTTTCTGCGCAAAAGCTATTGGGAAGACCCCGTTAAAGCTGTCTATTGACTTAAAACCGGCGCTTACAGAAGAACAGTTAGATGAACGTATTTTAAGGGATTTTGCAGAAGCGAAGAATAAACAGTTTAAAAACAGCTTAAATCATTTATATCCTGCAAAACTGGTCCCGGTTATCATAGAACGCAGCGGTATTGATCCGGATAAGCAGGTAAATGAGATCACCAAAGAAGAGCGGCGCCATCTGGTACAGTCTACCAAGGCGCTTACATTTACCCTGACAGGTTTACGTCCCTTTAAAGAGGCTATCATTACCCAGGGGGGAGTAGATGTAAAGGGGATTAATCCTTCTACCATGGAAGCAAAAAAAACAGAAAATCTGTATTTTGCAGGAGAAGTTCTGGATGTGGATGCAGTGACCGGAGGATTTAACCTGCAGATCGCATGGTCTACAGGTTGGTTGGCTGGAAAAGCAGCGTCAGAAAAAACACAGGAAAACTAA
- a CDS encoding transposase: protein MGKPFEYIGALQCENRILRKKVADHESGERFQQIQMEHQKVLDEYRRQIKRLKQTIENLRKDVRKAWKWCEEAYEDALKELNAQMKDLEHALKTAKRMRFAAEQRRDQALSEVAGLRRENSELKDQLEKTEGQNKKLLAQLNRDYENSSIPSSQSRNRRKISNNRERTGRKPGAQPGHAHHGRKKQEATQTVHLPAPKIVAEDPDFKKTQKIITKQLVSIEMILHVTEYQADVYRNSKTGEKVHAAFPAGVVDDVNYDGSIKSLLFLLNTDCAVSIDKSQRFLSDLTGGKLKISRGMINKLCREFSSKTETERKKIFADLLSCPVLHTDCTNARVNGESAYVFVCASSDEEKVLYFAREKKGHEGVKGTVTEDFRGILVHDHEITFYRYGSAHQECLAHVERYLKDSMENESSLTWNRRMRELLQRMIHYRKEHTGEASLDAQTVAGFETEYQEILDKAKEEYKRNEPSPYYREGYNLYRRMQEYKTEHLLFLHDMRVPTTNNTAERCLRDYKRKQTFAMTFRSLESIEELCHSKGVLLEVRKNNPNIYTAVMEIFNRRYGA, encoded by the coding sequence ATGGGAAAGCCGTTTGAATATATTGGAGCGTTGCAGTGTGAAAACCGAATATTGAGAAAAAAAGTAGCCGATCATGAGTCAGGAGAACGATTCCAACAGATTCAAATGGAACATCAAAAAGTACTTGATGAGTACCGCCGACAGATAAAACGTCTGAAACAAACGATTGAAAATCTTCGCAAAGATGTAAGAAAAGCCTGGAAATGGTGCGAAGAGGCATATGAAGATGCACTTAAGGAACTGAATGCACAGATGAAAGATCTGGAGCATGCATTAAAAACGGCTAAAAGAATGCGCTTTGCCGCAGAACAACGCCGTGATCAGGCATTGTCTGAGGTCGCTGGACTGCGCCGTGAAAACAGTGAGCTAAAGGATCAGCTGGAAAAAACAGAGGGACAGAATAAGAAACTTCTGGCACAGTTGAACCGTGATTATGAAAATTCCTCCATTCCGTCATCACAATCAAGAAACCGTCGAAAAATATCCAACAATCGTGAACGCACTGGAAGAAAACCCGGAGCGCAGCCAGGGCACGCCCATCATGGAAGGAAAAAGCAGGAAGCAACTCAGACTGTACATCTGCCTGCGCCCAAAATTGTGGCAGAGGATCCGGATTTCAAAAAAACACAGAAGATCATAACCAAACAGCTTGTTTCCATTGAAATGATTCTTCATGTAACGGAATATCAGGCAGATGTATATCGTAACTCCAAGACGGGAGAAAAAGTCCATGCAGCTTTTCCCGCAGGAGTGGTTGATGATGTGAACTATGATGGCAGCATCAAGTCACTTTTATTTCTGTTAAATACAGACTGTGCAGTTTCCATTGATAAAAGCCAGCGCTTTCTCTCTGATTTGACAGGTGGAAAGCTGAAAATTTCCAGAGGAATGATCAATAAACTCTGCCGTGAGTTTTCTTCCAAAACAGAAACAGAACGGAAAAAAATCTTTGCAGACCTGCTGTCCTGCCCGGTTCTGCATACAGACTGTACAAATGCCCGCGTAAACGGAGAAAGCGCCTATGTATTTGTCTGCGCATCTTCAGATGAGGAAAAGGTACTTTACTTTGCCCGTGAGAAAAAGGGGCATGAAGGCGTAAAGGGAACTGTAACAGAAGATTTCCGGGGGATTCTGGTACACGATCATGAAATTACTTTTTACCGTTATGGAAGCGCTCATCAGGAATGCCTTGCGCATGTAGAACGGTATCTGAAAGACAGCATGGAAAATGAGTCATCCCTTACCTGGAACCGGCGAATGAGAGAACTGCTCCAACGAATGATACATTACCGGAAAGAACATACCGGTGAAGCATCGTTAGACGCTCAAACAGTAGCTGGCTTTGAGACAGAGTATCAGGAAATCCTGGACAAAGCCAAAGAAGAATACAAACGTAATGAGCCAAGCCCGTATTACCGCGAAGGCTACAACTTATATCGCCGGATGCAGGAATATAAAACAGAGCATCTTCTTTTCCTGCATGACATGAGGGTGCCAACCACAAACAATACCGCAGAACGCTGTTTGAGAGATTATAAACGAAAACAGACTTTTGCAATGACATTTCGAAGCCTTGAAAGTATCGAAGAATTATGTCATAGCAAGGGTGTGCTGCTTGAAGTACGAAAAAACAACCCCAACATTTATACCGCTGTCATGGAAATCTTTAACAGAAGATATGGAGCCTGA
- a CDS encoding helix-turn-helix domain-containing protein, which produces MSRGKEVKELREKMGMNRREFSDYYGIPYRTVQDWEAEKRELPDYLLRLLKYRAEIECRIERTGK; this is translated from the coding sequence ATGAGTAGAGGAAAAGAAGTAAAAGAATTAAGAGAAAAAATGGGAATGAACAGACGTGAATTTAGTGATTATTATGGTATTCCGTATCGTACCGTTCAAGATTGGGAAGCAGAGAAAAGAGAACTTCCGGATTATTTGTTACGTTTATTAAAGTATAGAGCAGAGATAGAATGTCGAATCGAAAGAACAGGTAAATAG
- a CDS encoding MATE family efflux transporter translates to MNRDLSKGPVVKSMILFAIPMILGDLLQQCYNIADTLIVGRFLGEKALAAVGSSFTLMTFITSIILGLCMGSSALFSIRFGQRDENGLKEDICASFFFIAVVTVLLNIIAYVSLDGLRIFLRVPDEVWGAMREYLSVIFKGILAVFLYNYFASYLRAIGNSVIPLVFLAASSVLNIILDLWFVIGLEMGVAGAAQATVIAQYLSGLGIMIYTFVYYKQVNAILKISCLKKERISKIISFSMLTCIQQSVMNLGILMVQGLVNSFGTVVMAAFAAAVKIDAFAYMPVQDFGNAFSTFIAQNYGAKEKKRIQQGLKAAVCISAIFCVVISVFVCIFAKQLMMIFVDAKETAIIMKGVRYLRIEGAFYIGIGWLFLLYGLYRALGRPGMSVVLTIFSLGTRVALAYVLSAIPAIGVTGIWWSVPIGWALADIVGLMYYKIIKKNECEGKSGRY, encoded by the coding sequence ATGAATAGGGATTTATCAAAAGGACCTGTTGTAAAGTCAATGATCTTATTTGCTATTCCAATGATATTGGGGGATCTGCTTCAACAGTGTTATAACATTGCAGACACACTTATTGTCGGACGGTTTCTTGGAGAAAAGGCACTTGCAGCAGTAGGTTCATCATTTACACTTATGACGTTTATAACGTCAATTATTCTTGGATTGTGCATGGGAAGCAGTGCACTATTTTCTATCAGATTTGGGCAACGTGATGAAAATGGGCTGAAAGAGGATATTTGTGCATCTTTTTTCTTTATTGCTGTAGTGACAGTACTTCTGAATATTATTGCTTATGTGAGTCTTGATGGACTTCGTATTTTTCTAAGAGTTCCAGATGAAGTGTGGGGAGCTATGAGAGAATATCTGTCTGTAATCTTTAAGGGTATTCTGGCTGTTTTTTTATATAATTATTTTGCTTCATATCTCAGGGCAATTGGTAATTCTGTTATTCCTCTTGTGTTTCTGGCGGCGTCATCTGTACTAAATATTATTCTTGACCTTTGGTTTGTCATCGGCTTGGAGATGGGAGTAGCAGGAGCGGCGCAGGCAACAGTGATCGCACAGTATCTATCAGGCCTTGGTATAATGATCTATACATTTGTGTATTATAAACAAGTGAATGCAATTTTGAAGATCAGCTGCCTGAAAAAGGAACGAATCAGCAAAATAATTTCTTTTTCAATGTTGACATGTATCCAGCAGTCAGTCATGAATCTTGGAATACTTATGGTACAGGGGCTGGTAAACAGTTTTGGAACGGTTGTTATGGCGGCATTTGCGGCTGCAGTAAAGATAGATGCTTTCGCATATATGCCTGTGCAGGATTTTGGAAATGCGTTCTCTACATTTATTGCACAGAATTATGGAGCAAAAGAAAAGAAGAGAATACAGCAGGGACTGAAAGCGGCAGTGTGTATATCCGCAATCTTTTGTGTAGTGATATCTGTGTTTGTGTGCATATTCGCAAAGCAGCTTATGATGATATTTGTTGATGCTAAAGAAACTGCCATTATCATGAAAGGAGTCCGTTATTTGCGTATAGAAGGTGCGTTTTATATAGGGATCGGGTGGCTGTTTTTGTTATATGGTCTGTATCGGGCATTAGGCAGACCGGGAATGAGTGTGGTACTTACAATTTTTTCATTGGGAACCCGCGTAGCTCTGGCATATGTATTGTCGGCAATACCGGCAATAGGTGTGACTGGCATCTGGTGGTCGGTTCCAATCGGATGGGCATTGGCAGATATTGTGGGATTGATGTATTACAAAATAATAAAAAAGAACGAATGTGAAGGTAAGAGCGGGCGTTACTGA
- a CDS encoding Lrp/AsnC family transcriptional regulator, producing the protein MYLNGLDELDQKIIQLLIENSRISYSDIGEKTGISRVAVKARIQALEKKGVIEEYTTIINPQKISGAVSCYFEIETKPDNLTPVTNILYQNDIVTQIYRVTGRNKLHVHAVASSSDEMELFLHNVIDTLPGIISCSCNMILSRIKDIKGLRL; encoded by the coding sequence ATGTACCTAAATGGTTTAGATGAACTGGATCAGAAGATCATCCAATTACTCATAGAAAATTCTCGCATCTCTTACTCTGATATTGGTGAAAAAACCGGTATTTCCAGAGTTGCAGTAAAGGCCCGGATTCAGGCTTTAGAGAAAAAAGGTGTAATTGAAGAATATACAACAATAATAAATCCCCAGAAAATCAGCGGTGCAGTATCATGCTATTTTGAAATTGAAACAAAACCAGACAATCTGACACCGGTGACAAATATATTATATCAAAATGATATCGTCACACAAATTTACCGTGTCACAGGAAGAAACAAGCTTCATGTACATGCCGTTGCCTCGTCAAGTGATGAAATGGAACTCTTCCTGCACAATGTCATTGATACACTGCCTGGTATTATCAGCTGCAGCTGTAATATGATTTTATCACGTATCAAAGATATTAAAGGATTGCGGCTATAA
- a CDS encoding helix-turn-helix domain-containing protein, whose amino-acid sequence MGKQSTKENKTIYQLCREAAGLTRAEASDKMEAVSDSKIEKFEYETQEPTPYDIIQMADAYKRPDLCNYYCSHKCEIGHRYVPEVEVTDLSNIILETIAGLNEINPLTGRLIQIARDGKINDDEMKDFAFISKKLDEISLAIDSLNLWVDKTTSEQGLNLELLNAEKEKLK is encoded by the coding sequence ATGGGTAAACAATCTACCAAGGAAAACAAAACAATTTACCAGCTTTGCCGGGAAGCCGCAGGGCTTACAAGAGCAGAAGCAAGTGATAAAATGGAGGCTGTCTCAGATTCTAAAATCGAAAAATTCGAATACGAAACGCAAGAACCTACTCCTTACGATATCATTCAAATGGCAGATGCTTATAAAAGACCAGATCTCTGCAATTATTACTGCTCACATAAATGCGAAATAGGACACCGATACGTTCCAGAAGTAGAAGTTACAGATTTGTCAAATATCATCCTGGAAACCATTGCTGGTCTAAACGAGATCAACCCTCTTACCGGTCGTCTGATCCAAATCGCCCGCGATGGTAAGATCAATGATGATGAAATGAAAGATTTTGCTTTTATCAGTAAAAAATTAGATGAAATTTCCTTAGCCATAGACTCTTTGAATCTTTGGGTAGATAAAACAACCAGTGAACAAGGCCTCAATCTTGAACTTCTAAATGCCGAAAAAGAAAAGTTAAAATAA
- a CDS encoding WYL domain-containing protein, whose translation MPKGTNQKFKLYRLAQIMLEKTDEEHYITMSEIMESLAEYDITADRKSIYADLRDLSVLGIEVEGEPVGNRYHYHVVNRMFELPELKLLVDAIQSSKFITEKKTNALIKKLEKMVSEYDAQKLQRQVYVSGRIKTMNESIYYTVDTIHNAISENKKIEFQYYQWNVKKEMELRHNGAWYHISPWGLSWDDENYYLVGYDSEAEKIKHYRVDKMLHIRLSSENREGKEFFNKLDMADYAKKSFGMFGGKEQTVKLLVKNNLAGVIIDRFGKNLILFPADDDHFTVNVDVHVSRQFLGWAFSLGDGIKIVGPDDVVEQMHTEIERLTEQYS comes from the coding sequence ATGCCGAAAGGAACGAATCAGAAATTCAAGCTGTACCGACTGGCGCAGATTATGCTGGAAAAAACAGATGAAGAGCATTATATTACAATGTCGGAAATCATGGAGAGTCTGGCGGAATACGATATTACAGCTGACCGGAAAAGTATCTATGCGGACCTTCGTGATCTAAGTGTTCTTGGCATTGAAGTGGAGGGAGAACCTGTTGGAAACCGATACCATTATCATGTGGTTAACCGCATGTTTGAACTTCCAGAACTGAAACTTCTGGTAGATGCGATCCAGTCTTCCAAATTTATCACAGAAAAGAAAACCAATGCGCTGATTAAGAAGTTGGAAAAAATGGTCAGCGAATATGATGCACAGAAATTGCAGCGACAGGTATATGTGTCCGGAAGAATAAAGACAATGAATGAGAGCATCTACTACACAGTAGATACTATTCATAATGCAATTTCAGAAAATAAGAAAATAGAGTTCCAATATTATCAGTGGAATGTAAAAAAAGAAATGGAACTCAGACATAATGGAGCCTGGTATCATATTAGTCCATGGGGACTTTCGTGGGATGATGAAAACTACTATCTGGTAGGTTATGATTCGGAGGCGGAGAAGATCAAACATTACCGGGTAGACAAGATGCTTCATATCCGATTGTCTAGTGAGAACAGGGAAGGAAAAGAATTTTTTAATAAGCTGGATATGGCTGACTATGCGAAGAAAAGCTTTGGAATGTTCGGAGGAAAAGAACAAACTGTAAAACTACTGGTAAAAAACAATCTGGCAGGAGTTATCATTGACCGTTTTGGGAAAAATTTGATTTTGTTTCCAGCAGATGATGATCACTTTACTGTGAATGTAGATGTGCATGTCAGTAGGCAGTTCCTAGGATGGGCGTTTTCATTGGGGGACGGGATCAAAATTGTTGGGCCGGATGATGTGGTGGAGCAGATGCACACGGAAATTGAAAGGTTGACGGAACAATATTCGTAG
- a CDS encoding exonuclease domain-containing protein — MIDYFIENLTGIKNSQVKKAPKLDEALIHMIDWLGERDYKIYAWSESDRNQLLHEIKAKNMTDERIYAFMKAENWIDYQDVFTKRFELSRQLSLEEALGRAEIEPEGKFHDGLDDAVNTAYLIEKLELNPEYQLVSYEMPDKPSERLCSTLGEFFTGLDLNFA, encoded by the coding sequence GTGATCGATTATTTTATTGAGAATCTGACAGGTATCAAGAACAGTCAGGTTAAAAAGGCTCCTAAGCTGGATGAAGCACTGATACATATGATTGACTGGCTGGGAGAACGTGACTATAAAATCTACGCCTGGAGTGAATCGGATAGAAATCAGCTGCTACATGAAATCAAAGCAAAAAATATGACGGATGAAAGAATCTATGCATTCATGAAAGCTGAAAACTGGATCGACTATCAAGATGTATTTACGAAACGATTTGAATTGTCACGACAATTAAGTCTGGAAGAAGCACTGGGACGAGCCGAGATTGAACCAGAAGGTAAATTCCATGATGGTTTGGATGATGCAGTAAATACAGCATATCTGATCGAAAAATTGGAATTAAATCCAGAGTATCAACTGGTAAGTTATGAAATGCCGGATAAACCATCGGAACGTCTATGTAGTACATTAGGTGAATTTTTTACTGGTCTGGATCTGAATTTTGCATAA
- a CDS encoding class I SAM-dependent methyltransferase, whose translation MAQIETQWDKILKIKTTGRDDSHSDQYNYPYEPTPYCVLERLAGSGLIRKKNTVLDYGTGKGRVCFYLSYQTRCQSIGIEFDERIYAGAKENQEHAVSAGRTSFIKANAENYTVPTEIDRCYFFNPFSVEILKGVLARIYESYYENPREIILFFYYPSSEYISYLMTEDHLLFSDEINCMDLFEGNNQREKILIFEVV comes from the coding sequence ATGGCTCAGATCGAAACACAGTGGGATAAAATATTAAAAATAAAAACAACTGGTCGGGATGACTCTCACTCAGATCAATATAATTATCCATATGAGCCAACACCATATTGTGTATTGGAAAGACTTGCCGGCAGCGGCTTAATCAGAAAGAAGAATACAGTATTGGATTATGGGACAGGGAAAGGCAGAGTATGCTTTTACCTGTCCTATCAAACTAGATGCCAATCCATAGGAATTGAATTTGATGAGAGAATTTACGCAGGAGCGAAAGAAAATCAGGAACATGCAGTATCAGCGGGGCGAACTTCTTTTATAAAAGCGAATGCCGAGAATTATACAGTTCCTACAGAGATTGACCGCTGTTATTTTTTTAATCCTTTTTCTGTAGAAATCCTTAAGGGAGTGCTGGCGAGGATATATGAATCTTATTACGAAAATCCAAGGGAAATAATTCTGTTTTTCTATTATCCGTCATCTGAATATATCAGTTATCTGATGACAGAAGACCATTTGTTGTTTTCAGATGAAATTAATTGTATGGATCTGTTTGAGGGTAATAACCAGAGAGAAAAGATTTTGATTTTTGAAGTAGTGTGA
- a CDS encoding flavodoxin family protein: protein MKILVLNGSPRKGNSVAAINAFVGGASKKHEVEVVDAYQLKVSPCMGCGACQCYKGCVAKDDSNMIVDKMVAADMILFVSPVYWWGITAQLKLVIDKAYCKGTLLKNKKVGVIIVGGSPVGSQQYDLIRGQFNCISNYLGWDILFHKDYYASAKDDLLKDKEALAELEAEGKNV, encoded by the coding sequence ATGAAAATATTAGTATTAAACGGAAGCCCAAGAAAAGGAAATTCAGTAGCAGCGATTAATGCATTTGTAGGTGGTGCTTCAAAAAAACATGAAGTGGAAGTTGTAGATGCCTATCAATTAAAAGTAAGTCCTTGTATGGGCTGCGGAGCCTGTCAATGCTATAAAGGCTGTGTTGCTAAGGATGATTCAAACATGATCGTTGATAAAATGGTGGCAGCAGATATGATCCTGTTTGTTTCTCCTGTATACTGGTGGGGAATTACTGCTCAGCTTAAGCTTGTTATTGATAAAGCATACTGCAAAGGTACACTTTTGAAAAACAAGAAAGTAGGCGTGATCATTGTAGGCGGATCTCCAGTAGGAAGCCAGCAATACGATCTGATCCGCGGACAGTTTAATTGTATTTCTAATTATCTGGGTTGGGATATTTTATTCCATAAAGATTATTATGCATCTGCAAAAGATGATCTTTTAAAAGACAAAGAAGCATTGGCTGAATTGGAAGCAGAAGGAAAAAATGTGTGA
- a CDS encoding class I SAM-dependent methyltransferase gives MNRTLNYYNENSKAFIDSTRNVDFSIIQNKFLKCLPQGAKILDFGCGSGRDTKYFLDRGYLVDAIDGSVELCRLASEYTGITVRNMLFQELNEKEKYDGIWACASILHLNKQEIQAVLRKMLAALKADGIIYTSFKYGDYEGMRNERFFTDFTEETFCRFIENVKGLKVKCQWITGDARSDRSDEKWLNLILIRG, from the coding sequence ATGAATAGAACTCTTAATTATTATAATGAGAATAGCAAGGCTTTTATAGACTCTACACGAAATGTAGATTTTTCTATAATTCAAAATAAGTTTCTTAAGTGTCTTCCACAAGGAGCAAAGATACTTGATTTTGGATGTGGTTCAGGTCGTGATACAAAGTATTTCCTAGATAGGGGATATCTAGTAGATGCGATTGATGGTTCCGTAGAATTATGCAGACTAGCATCTGAATATACGGGTATTACAGTGAGAAACATGCTTTTTCAAGAACTCAATGAGAAGGAAAAATATGATGGGATATGGGCATGCGCCTCGATTCTTCACCTAAATAAGCAAGAAATACAGGCTGTTTTGAGAAAGATGTTGGCAGCACTGAAAGCTGACGGGATTATCTATACATCTTTTAAATATGGTGATTATGAAGGAATGAGAAATGAGCGGTTTTTTACCGATTTTACGGAAGAAACTTTTTGCAGATTTATAGAAAATGTAAAAGGGCTAAAGGTAAAATGCCAGTGGATAACAGGCGATGCAAGAAGTGACCGTTCGGATGAAAAATGGCTCAATCTGATATTAATAAGGGGATGA